A window of the Chroogloeocystis siderophila 5.2 s.c.1 genome harbors these coding sequences:
- a CDS encoding type II toxin-antitoxin system VapB family antitoxin codes for MTTNIEIDPTLIQEALTLGEHQTEKIVIEAALQEYSQWRKQLKVLELFGTIDYDPDYDYKQQRQRA; via the coding sequence ATGACAACGAATATTGAAATTGATCCGACATTGATCCAAGAAGCGTTGACTCTGGGCGAACATCAAACAGAGAAGATAGTGATTGAAGCAGCGTTGCAGGAATATAGTCAGTGGCGTAAACAATTGAAAGTTTTGGAACTTTTTGGCACAATCGACTATGATCCAGATTATGACTATAAGCAACAACGACAACGAGCATGA
- the brnA gene encoding type II toxin-antitoxin system BrnA family antitoxin, with translation MKAEVFDQRFDQGETITEFLDLSQARRPGHESRAVTIDFPEWMLDALDREARRLGVSRESIVKVWLAERLERVS, from the coding sequence ATGAAGGCGGAAGTATTTGACCAGCGCTTTGATCAAGGTGAAACGATTACTGAATTTTTGGATCTTTCCCAAGCTCGTCGTCCGGGACATGAATCGAGAGCGGTGACGATCGATTTTCCTGAGTGGATGTTGGATGCATTAGATCGAGAGGCGAGGCGACTTGGGGTGAGTCGTGAATCGATTGTTAAGGTGTGGCTGGCTGAACGGCTTGAACGAGTGAGTTAA
- a CDS encoding BrnT family toxin, producing MEFEFDPQKSQSNQQKHGIDFTEAQQLWMDIDRIEIPARIEDEARFLVIGKIKAKHWSAVITYRESRVRIISVRRARIEEVEIYEGGSI from the coding sequence ATGGAGTTTGAGTTTGATCCACAAAAGAGTCAATCTAATCAGCAAAAGCATGGCATTGACTTTACAGAGGCTCAACAATTGTGGATGGATATTGATCGCATTGAAATTCCCGCGAGAATCGAGGATGAAGCCAGATTTTTGGTGATTGGTAAAATTAAGGCTAAACATTGGTCAGCGGTGATTACCTATCGAGAATCAAGAGTCCGAATCATATCCGTTCGACGGGCACGAATAGAGGAGGTGGAGATTTATGAAGGCGGAAGTATTTGA
- a CDS encoding ABC transporter transmembrane domain-containing protein — translation MTQVPFVHLLRYTKPYQVQVWGATFWSIFRTLLYLAPPYLIGVAVDVVVEQETSLIARFGVQNPLTQLFVLSLLMIATWGLESLSQYGADKLWRNLEPFSMNYESILTTNLQELDLAYFEDHSTGTLLSILNEDINQLERFLNSGAQDLISFFARVLAVGSRYCLVGNGAASLHSLGNVSVSISFGSSL, via the coding sequence ATGACTCAGGTTCCTTTTGTACATCTACTACGCTATACCAAACCCTATCAGGTGCAAGTTTGGGGCGCAACGTTCTGGTCTATCTTCCGCACCTTATTGTACTTGGCACCGCCTTATCTGATCGGCGTTGCGGTGGATGTGGTCGTTGAGCAAGAAACCTCGCTGATTGCTCGATTTGGCGTTCAAAATCCCCTGACTCAATTATTCGTGCTGTCTCTGCTGATGATCGCCACCTGGGGCTTGGAATCCCTCAGCCAGTATGGAGCCGACAAACTCTGGCGAAATCTGGAACCCTTCAGCATGAACTACGAGTCGATACTTACAACCAACCTGCAAGAGCTAGATCTTGCCTACTTTGAAGACCACAGTACAGGAACCCTGCTATCCATTCTCAACGAAGACATTAACCAGCTAGAGCGTTTTCTCAACTCCGGTGCCCAGGATCTGATCAGCTTCTTTGCACGGGTGCTTGCTGTTGGCTCTCGGTATTGCTTGGTGGGCAATGGTGCCGCTTCCCTTCATTCTTTGGGGAACGTTTCTGTTTCAATCTCGTTTGGCTCCTCGTTATGA
- a CDS encoding DoxX family protein, translated as MSSTHNPHRRKEILRGVLAVSLVIVGITHFLRPEQYARIVPPPFPPFASVYLSGVFEILGGIGLLIPNMSVTAAWCLIALFIGVFPANIYMTIHNIKVEGIPHSQLLYLARLPLQAVLIAWAYWYTRNRETQLETTDG; from the coding sequence ATGTCTTCTACGCACAACCCACATCGCCGCAAGGAAATTTTACGCGGTGTTCTTGCTGTGTCTTTAGTTATTGTCGGAATTACGCATTTTCTCCGACCAGAGCAATATGCGCGGATTGTACCGCCACCATTTCCGCCCTTCGCTTCAGTCTATTTGAGTGGTGTATTTGAGATTCTCGGTGGTATTGGGTTATTGATTCCTAATATGAGTGTCACAGCAGCCTGGTGTTTAATTGCTTTATTTATCGGGGTGTTTCCAGCGAATATTTATATGACTATACACAACATCAAAGTTGAGGGAATTCCTCATAGTCAATTGCTGTATTTAGCAAGATTACCGCTACAAGCTGTGTTAATTGCCTGGGCGTATTGGTATACTCGCAATCGAGAGACACAATTAGAAACGACAGACGGATAA
- a CDS encoding SufE family protein, translated as MTSTAAPLPNSLARVVQRFQRLSNPKQRYEQLVWYAKRLKEFPEGDKVSENKVPGCVSQVYITARLDQGKVWYQGDSDSALVKGLVAVLVEGLSGLSPEEILQVSPEFIKDTGLNASLTPSRSNGFYNIFQKMKEKALQLLME; from the coding sequence ATGACTTCTACCGCAGCGCCTTTACCAAATTCACTTGCGCGTGTTGTGCAGCGCTTTCAACGACTTTCTAACCCGAAGCAACGTTACGAGCAGTTAGTTTGGTATGCTAAACGGCTAAAGGAATTTCCCGAAGGCGATAAAGTGTCAGAAAATAAAGTGCCAGGTTGTGTTTCGCAGGTGTATATTACGGCAAGGCTAGATCAGGGAAAAGTTTGGTATCAGGGTGATTCGGATTCTGCACTTGTGAAGGGGTTAGTTGCGGTATTAGTTGAAGGTTTGAGTGGGTTGTCACCTGAGGAAATTTTGCAAGTATCGCCAGAGTTTATTAAAGATACTGGATTGAATGCGAGTCTGACACCTTCGCGCAGTAATGGATTTTACAATATTTTTCAAAAAATGAAGGAAAAGGCTTTGCAATTGCTGATGGAATAA
- a CDS encoding class I SAM-dependent methyltransferase, which produces MTSKIVDTWLTNSQEENAMFDDHYPLWKVMIERMSEKSLKGKTVLDFGCNQGGFLRVLYQQKPFQKGIGIDVARQAIQIANENKGSLPLTYEARDNLESFQSEIDVAFSHEVLYLIQDLKQHAQKIFDCLKAEGVYYAALGCHSDNPLWANWQKMIEAESNIEVQNYSLNFIADTFRNAGFAVFAQKFMLNDFMLMKESNSYFPSVVDSLNYYWDYKILWKFVKQ; this is translated from the coding sequence ATGACTAGTAAAATTGTTGACACTTGGTTGACCAATTCTCAAGAAGAAAATGCCATGTTCGACGATCATTACCCATTGTGGAAAGTAATGATTGAGCGCATGTCTGAAAAAAGCTTAAAAGGAAAAACAGTCCTTGACTTTGGTTGTAATCAAGGTGGATTTTTACGAGTTTTATACCAGCAAAAGCCTTTCCAAAAAGGAATTGGAATTGATGTGGCGCGACAAGCTATTCAAATTGCCAATGAAAATAAGGGGAGTTTGCCATTAACTTACGAAGCTCGTGATAATTTAGAGTCATTTCAATCAGAAATTGATGTTGCTTTTAGTCATGAAGTTTTATACTTAATTCAAGATTTAAAGCAACACGCTCAAAAAATATTTGATTGTTTAAAAGCTGAAGGAGTTTACTACGCTGCATTAGGATGTCATTCAGACAATCCGTTGTGGGCAAATTGGCAGAAAATGATTGAAGCAGAGTCTAATATCGAGGTGCAAAACTATAGCTTGAATTTTATTGCCGACACGTTCCGGAATGCAGGATTTGCTGTTTTTGCTCAAAAGTTTATGTTAAACGACTTTATGCTTATGAAGGAAAGTAATAGCTATTTCCCCAGTGTTGTTGATTCTCTCAACTACTATTGGGATTATAAAATTCTGTGGAAGTTTGTGAAACAGTAA
- the nikA gene encoding nickel ABC transporter substrate-binding protein: protein MSFLGKVLLPLAIAASVVLPSCTRPQAETNQQENLVFSWSQDIGPLNPHLYGPSQMFAQDMVFESLVNYGRGGEILPALAESWEVSPDGRVMTFQLRQGVKFSDGEAFNATAAKLNFDQILANAQAHDWLELIQQIDRVEAEDEYTLRIYLKNAYYPALQELTLIRPVRFLSPAAFPESGTTADGIKQPIGTGPWVLTQYSRDNVAVFRRNDNYWGELPAIEQVTVRVIPDGETRVVAFESGELDLIYGNGVISLDAFERLQKSGRYQAEVSQPLSTRAIAIHSGRGPTQELAVRQAIQHSFNKDAVIQAIFYNTERRADTYFSDEVPYADINLEPYAYDVERANALLDEAGWTLPSGGSIRQKNGQSLTLELSFDALNNIDRAIAEALQADLRQVGIDLRLQGEERQAWLDRQTNGEFHLIFNNTWGPPYEPHAMVSSMRKPSHADYEAQSGLPMKAEIDQKIAEVLVSTDSATRQQLYGNILTTLHEQAVYLPISYSTNLAVLQENIGGFEFMPQENQVPLNRLTKR, encoded by the coding sequence ATGAGTTTTTTAGGTAAGGTTTTACTGCCACTTGCGATCGCAGCATCGGTTGTATTACCTAGTTGTACGCGACCGCAAGCAGAAACAAATCAACAAGAAAATCTTGTCTTTTCTTGGTCGCAAGATATTGGACCACTCAATCCACACTTGTATGGTCCTAGTCAAATGTTTGCTCAAGATATGGTTTTTGAGTCATTGGTTAACTATGGGCGGGGTGGTGAGATTTTACCTGCTTTAGCAGAAAGTTGGGAAGTTTCGCCGGATGGCAGGGTGATGACTTTTCAACTGCGTCAAGGAGTAAAATTTTCGGATGGAGAAGCCTTCAACGCCACAGCAGCTAAACTCAATTTTGATCAGATCTTGGCAAATGCTCAAGCGCATGATTGGTTAGAACTGATTCAGCAAATTGACCGTGTTGAAGCAGAAGACGAGTATACGCTAAGAATCTACCTCAAAAATGCCTACTATCCAGCCTTGCAAGAATTAACACTGATTCGTCCAGTGAGGTTTCTCTCGCCCGCAGCCTTTCCTGAATCAGGAACAACTGCTGATGGCATTAAGCAACCGATTGGTACAGGACCGTGGGTACTAACGCAATACAGTAGAGATAACGTTGCCGTATTTCGGCGTAATGACAACTACTGGGGCGAGTTACCTGCCATAGAACAAGTCACAGTGAGGGTTATTCCAGATGGCGAAACGCGGGTAGTAGCGTTTGAAAGTGGAGAGTTGGATTTGATTTATGGTAATGGTGTGATTAGTTTAGATGCTTTTGAGCGGTTGCAGAAGTCTGGTCGCTATCAGGCTGAAGTTTCGCAACCTCTGAGCACGAGGGCGATCGCCATTCACTCTGGTCGAGGACCAACGCAAGAATTAGCGGTACGACAGGCAATTCAGCACAGCTTCAATAAAGATGCAGTGATTCAGGCGATTTTTTATAACACCGAGCGGCGAGCCGATACGTATTTTTCTGATGAAGTTCCCTACGCTGATATTAACCTAGAACCGTATGCCTATGATGTAGAACGCGCTAATGCTTTGTTGGATGAAGCCGGATGGACGTTACCAAGTGGGGGAAGCATTCGTCAAAAAAATGGTCAGTCGTTAACTTTGGAACTCTCTTTTGATGCGCTCAACAATATTGACAGGGCGATCGCCGAAGCTTTACAAGCTGATTTGAGACAAGTTGGCATTGATTTGCGACTGCAGGGAGAAGAAAGACAAGCGTGGCTCGATCGCCAAACAAACGGCGAATTTCACCTCATTTTCAATAACACTTGGGGACCGCCCTATGAACCTCACGCAATGGTGTCATCGATGCGCAAGCCTTCTCATGCTGACTATGAGGCACAATCAGGTTTACCCATGAAAGCAGAGATTGATCAAAAAATTGCCGAGGTACTGGTATCAACCGACTCAGCAACACGGCAGCAGTTGTACGGTAACATTCTCACTACATTACACGAACAAGCAGTTTATCTACCAATTTCTTACTCAACCAACCTTGCTGTATTGCAAGAAAACATTGGTGGATTTGAATTTATGCCTCAAGAAAATCAGGTTCCTCTCAACAGGTTAACCAAACGGTGA